One Lysobacter enzymogenes DNA segment encodes these proteins:
- the infA gene encoding translation initiation factor IF-1, producing the protein MAKDDVIEFEGTVAETLPNTMFRVRLENGHEIIAHISGRMRKNYIRILTGDKVKVEMTPYDLTKGRITYRMK; encoded by the coding sequence ATGGCAAAAGACGACGTGATCGAATTCGAGGGCACGGTGGCGGAAACTCTTCCGAACACCATGTTCCGCGTGCGTCTCGAAAACGGGCACGAAATCATCGCCCACATCTCGGGTCGCATGCGCAAGAACTACATCCGCATCCTGACCGGCGACAAGGTCAAGGTCGAGATGACGCCCTACGATCTGACCAAGGGCCGGATTACGTACCGCATGAAGTAA
- a CDS encoding GNAT family N-acetyltransferase, translating into MSAAAPLIRPAHADDRAAVLALLEETFLDTWRPQLTEQAIADYRDNRVAERYIDAQLPQLLVAEIDGAVLGFAGRDAGFVDSLHVSARGRRRGIARALMQTLETAMRADGLALASLETDTFNTASQALYLALGYRETARYPDEEWNSGLTTIRYEKAL; encoded by the coding sequence ATGTCCGCCGCCGCTCCGCTGATCCGCCCCGCCCACGCCGACGACCGCGCCGCCGTACTCGCCCTGCTCGAGGAAACCTTCCTCGACACCTGGCGCCCGCAGCTGACCGAACAGGCCATCGCCGACTACCGCGACAACCGCGTCGCCGAACGCTACATCGACGCGCAACTGCCGCAGTTGCTGGTCGCCGAGATCGACGGCGCCGTGCTCGGCTTCGCCGGCCGCGACGCCGGCTTCGTCGACTCCCTGCACGTCAGCGCGCGCGGCCGCCGCCGCGGCATCGCCCGCGCACTGATGCAGACGCTGGAAACCGCGATGCGCGCCGACGGTCTGGCGCTGGCGAGCCTGGAAACCGACACCTTCAACACCGCCAGCCAGGCGCTGTACCTGGCCCTGGGCTACCGCGAGACCGCGCGTTATCCCGACGAAGAATGGAACAGCGGGTTGACCACGATCCGCTACGAGAAGGCGTTGTAG
- a CDS encoding DNA translocase FtsK, translating to MASAPTASRKKAKASAEAAPRAAASSPPSPKRQRLMRDISLIVIAPLLLYLLASLFTFSPTDPGWSHSGSITAPLHNLGGRVGAWIADVLLYLCGYVAFLLPFMLGAIAWIALFGMDTDGDGEADLGPALRLVGIVGFLVSSAGLLQLRIGAVDNFSAGAGGILGQLVGRSLYSGFGPVGGNLFLAALLLISFTLATGVSWFAVMDWIGQRVLALGPVASKLFRRGSQQATEWRQTQVMREEREEARKADTELRAKREKVKIEPPPAPVVEKSERAKRETQIPLFHTADGSGVPPLALLDDPKPQPKGYSEETLETLSRQIEFKLKDFRIDAQVVGAYPGPVITRFEIEPAPGVKVSQISSLDKDIARGLSVKSVRVVDVIPGKSVIGLETPNTSREMIFLSELLRSKEYDKSGSPLTLALGKDIAGRPTVADLARMPHLLVAGTTGSGKSVAVNAMVLSLLYKASAKDLRMLMIDPKMLELSVYEGIPHLLAPVVTDMKEAANGLRWCVAEMERRYKLMSAVGVRNLAGFNKKVKDAQDAGQPMMDPLFKPNAELGEVPIALETLPFIVIFIDEFADMMMIVGKKVEELIARLAQKARAAGIHLILATQRPSVDVITGLIKANIPTRIAFQVSSKIDSRTILDQSGAETLLGHGDMLYLPPGTAMPERVHGAFVSDEEVHRVVEHLKQIGGGPDYIEGVLDETQTMGDGTVVGATGLPEAPSSGGDESDPLYDEAVRIVTETRRASISGVQRRLKIGYNRAARLIEAMEAAGVVTPPEHNGDRSVLAPPPPK from the coding sequence GTGGCGTCCGCTCCCACAGCCAGTCGCAAGAAGGCCAAGGCTTCGGCCGAGGCCGCACCGCGCGCGGCCGCGTCGTCGCCGCCGTCGCCGAAGCGGCAGCGGTTGATGCGCGATATCTCGCTGATCGTGATCGCGCCGTTGCTGCTGTATCTGCTGGCCAGCCTCTTCACCTTCTCGCCGACCGATCCGGGTTGGTCGCATTCGGGCTCGATCACCGCGCCGCTGCACAATCTCGGCGGCCGGGTCGGCGCCTGGATCGCCGACGTGCTGCTGTACCTGTGCGGCTACGTCGCCTTCCTGTTGCCCTTCATGCTCGGCGCGATCGCCTGGATCGCGCTGTTCGGCATGGACACCGACGGCGACGGCGAGGCCGATCTCGGCCCGGCGCTGCGCCTGGTCGGCATCGTCGGTTTCCTGGTCTCCTCGGCCGGCCTGCTGCAGCTGCGCATCGGCGCGGTCGACAATTTCTCCGCCGGCGCCGGCGGCATCCTCGGCCAGTTGGTCGGGCGCTCGCTGTATTCCGGCTTCGGGCCGGTCGGCGGCAACCTGTTCCTGGCGGCGCTGCTGCTGATTTCCTTCACCCTGGCCACCGGAGTGTCGTGGTTCGCGGTGATGGACTGGATCGGCCAGCGCGTGCTGGCGCTCGGCCCGGTCGCGAGCAAGCTGTTCCGCCGCGGCAGCCAGCAGGCGACCGAGTGGCGCCAGACCCAGGTCATGCGCGAGGAGCGCGAGGAAGCGCGCAAGGCCGACACCGAGCTGCGCGCCAAGCGCGAGAAGGTCAAGATCGAGCCGCCGCCGGCGCCGGTGGTGGAGAAGAGCGAGCGCGCCAAGCGCGAGACCCAGATCCCGCTGTTCCACACCGCCGACGGCAGCGGCGTGCCGCCGCTGGCGCTGCTCGACGACCCCAAGCCGCAGCCCAAGGGCTACAGCGAAGAGACGCTGGAAACCCTGTCGCGGCAGATCGAATTCAAGCTCAAGGACTTCCGCATCGACGCGCAGGTGGTCGGCGCCTATCCGGGCCCGGTCATCACCCGCTTCGAGATCGAACCCGCGCCGGGCGTCAAGGTCAGCCAGATCTCCTCGCTGGACAAGGACATCGCCCGCGGCCTGTCGGTCAAGTCGGTGCGCGTGGTCGACGTGATCCCGGGCAAGTCGGTGATCGGTCTGGAAACGCCGAACACCTCGCGCGAGATGATCTTCCTGTCCGAGCTGCTGCGCTCGAAGGAATACGACAAGTCCGGCAGCCCGCTGACCCTGGCGCTGGGCAAGGACATCGCCGGCCGGCCGACCGTGGCCGACCTGGCGCGCATGCCGCATCTGCTGGTCGCCGGCACCACCGGTTCGGGCAAGTCGGTCGCGGTCAACGCGATGGTGTTGAGCCTGCTGTACAAGGCCTCCGCGAAAGACCTGCGGATGCTGATGATCGACCCGAAGATGCTCGAGCTGTCGGTCTACGAGGGCATCCCACACCTGCTGGCGCCGGTGGTCACCGACATGAAGGAGGCCGCCAACGGCCTGCGCTGGTGCGTGGCCGAGATGGAGCGGCGCTACAAGCTGATGTCGGCGGTCGGCGTGCGCAACCTGGCCGGCTTCAACAAGAAGGTCAAGGACGCGCAGGACGCCGGGCAGCCGATGATGGACCCGCTGTTCAAGCCCAATGCCGAGCTCGGCGAGGTGCCGATCGCGCTGGAGACGCTGCCGTTCATCGTCATCTTCATCGACGAATTCGCCGACATGATGATGATCGTCGGCAAGAAGGTCGAAGAGCTGATCGCGCGCCTGGCGCAGAAGGCGCGCGCGGCCGGCATCCACCTGATCCTGGCGACCCAGCGTCCGTCGGTGGACGTGATCACCGGCCTGATCAAGGCCAACATCCCGACCCGCATCGCGTTCCAGGTGTCGAGCAAGATCGACTCGCGCACCATCCTCGACCAGTCCGGCGCCGAGACGCTGCTCGGCCACGGCGACATGCTCTACCTGCCGCCGGGCACGGCCATGCCCGAGCGCGTGCACGGCGCGTTCGTGTCCGACGAGGAAGTGCATCGCGTGGTCGAGCACCTCAAGCAGATCGGTGGCGGCCCGGATTACATCGAGGGCGTGCTCGACGAGACCCAGACCATGGGCGACGGCACCGTGGTCGGCGCGACCGGCCTGCCGGAAGCGCCCAGCTCCGGCGGCGACGAATCCGACCCGCTCTACGACGAAGCCGTGCGCATCGTCACCGAGACCCGCCGCGCCTCGATTTCCGGGGTGCAGCGCCGGCTCAAGATCGGCTACAACCGCGCCGCGCGCCTGATCGAGGCGATGGAAGCCGCGGGCGTGGTGACGCCGCCGGAACACAACGGCGACCGCAGCGTGCTGGCGCCGCCGCCGCCGAAATAG
- a CDS encoding GNAT family N-acetyltransferase, whose amino-acid sequence MLSFRDDALSDADFAVVHGVLSQTYWAAGIPAETLRRALDGSLCYRGHLDGELVAFARAVTDQATFAYLADVFVVPAHRGNGYGRAVVEALMADPRVQGLRRWLLVTSDMQPLYAKLGFTALPRPEQHMQKHDPDVYLRAGGAAPAP is encoded by the coding sequence ATGCTGAGCTTCCGCGACGACGCCCTGTCCGATGCCGATTTCGCCGTCGTCCACGGCGTTCTCTCGCAGACCTACTGGGCCGCCGGCATTCCCGCCGAGACCCTGCGCCGCGCGCTGGACGGCTCGCTGTGCTATCGCGGCCACCTCGACGGCGAACTCGTCGCCTTCGCCCGCGCGGTCACCGACCAGGCCACCTTCGCCTATCTGGCCGACGTGTTCGTGGTGCCCGCGCACCGCGGCAACGGCTACGGCCGCGCGGTCGTGGAAGCCTTGATGGCCGACCCGCGCGTGCAGGGCCTGCGCCGCTGGCTGCTGGTCACCAGCGACATGCAGCCGCTGTACGCCAAGCTCGGCTTCACCGCGCTGCCGCGGCCGGAGCAGCACATGCAAAAACACGACCCCGACGTGTACCTGCGCGCCGGCGGGGCCGCGCCCGCGCCGTGA
- the lolA gene encoding outer membrane lipoprotein chaperone LolA, producing MTRFVRQAALALSLSATLFAGAAVAGARDDLNAFTRGLKGLDGQFAQQVYDPNGKLKESSTGQVALSAPRLFRWEYAKPYPQLIVADGKKVWVYEPDLQQVSVRPQGAEEQNSPLAALIDPSKLDAMFAVKELGGGDGGLSWLLLTPKSQGEASFRSARLGFSGGTLSKMEIVDALGQKTEISFSGWKRNPSFPASTFKYAPGKGVDVIGEG from the coding sequence GTGACCCGTTTCGTCCGCCAAGCCGCCCTCGCGTTGTCGCTGTCGGCGACGCTGTTCGCCGGCGCTGCCGTTGCCGGCGCGCGCGACGACCTCAACGCCTTCACCCGCGGCCTCAAGGGCCTGGACGGGCAGTTCGCCCAGCAGGTCTACGACCCCAACGGCAAGCTCAAGGAATCCTCGACCGGGCAGGTCGCGCTGTCGGCGCCGCGGCTGTTCCGCTGGGAATACGCCAAGCCGTATCCGCAGCTGATCGTCGCCGACGGCAAGAAGGTCTGGGTGTACGAGCCGGACCTGCAGCAGGTCAGCGTGCGTCCGCAGGGCGCCGAGGAGCAGAACAGTCCGCTGGCGGCGCTGATCGATCCGAGCAAGCTCGATGCGATGTTCGCGGTCAAGGAACTCGGCGGCGGCGACGGCGGCCTGAGCTGGTTGCTGCTGACGCCCAAGAGCCAGGGCGAGGCCAGCTTCCGCAGCGCGCGCCTGGGCTTCAGCGGCGGCACCTTGAGCAAGATGGAGATCGTCGACGCGCTCGGGCAGAAGACCGAGATCAGCTTCTCCGGCTGGAAGCGCAACCCGAGCTTCCCGGCCAGCACCTTCAAGTACGCGCCGGGCAAGGGCGTGGATGTGATCGGCGAGGGTTGA
- a CDS encoding alanine dehydrogenase: MRIGVPKETKTLEGRVALVPAAAGDLVKRGHEVWLEQDAGVKSGFKDADYTRLGVKIAPDAAGLYEKGELIVKVKEPIAGDLQHLRKDHLLFCYLHLAAEPALTKHLLDIGLTGVAFETVELPNGDLPLLAPMSVIAGKIGVQVGTHLLHQPMSGKGKLLGGLPSTERGKVVVFGAGKAGGASAALAAAAGANVTVFEMRQDRMDEMMRLGNNVTALYPYHDVVAREVASADLVIGAVLITGAKAPHVMTREMLRDMEDGSVVVDIAIDQGGCFETSRPTTWKEPTYVEEGVTHFCVTNMPGAVPQTSSQAICAAILPWVNKLAAGNDWRNNPALVRGINVEGGKIVHPALQDMKL, from the coding sequence ATGCGTATCGGCGTACCGAAGGAAACCAAGACTCTCGAAGGGCGCGTCGCGCTCGTCCCCGCCGCCGCGGGCGACCTGGTCAAGCGCGGCCACGAGGTCTGGCTGGAGCAGGACGCGGGCGTCAAGAGCGGCTTCAAGGATGCCGACTACACCCGTCTGGGCGTGAAGATCGCGCCGGACGCGGCGGGGCTGTACGAGAAGGGCGAGCTGATCGTCAAGGTCAAGGAGCCGATCGCCGGCGACCTGCAGCACCTGCGCAAGGATCACCTGCTGTTCTGCTACCTGCACCTGGCCGCCGAACCGGCGCTGACCAAGCACCTGCTCGACATCGGCTTGACCGGCGTCGCCTTCGAGACCGTCGAGCTGCCCAACGGCGACCTGCCGCTGCTGGCGCCGATGTCGGTCATCGCCGGCAAGATCGGCGTCCAGGTCGGCACCCACCTGCTGCACCAGCCGATGTCGGGCAAGGGCAAGCTGCTCGGCGGCCTGCCGTCGACCGAGCGCGGCAAGGTCGTGGTGTTCGGCGCGGGCAAGGCCGGCGGCGCGTCCGCCGCGCTGGCCGCCGCGGCCGGCGCCAACGTCACCGTGTTCGAAATGCGCCAGGACCGCATGGACGAGATGATGCGCCTGGGCAACAACGTCACCGCGCTGTACCCGTACCACGACGTGGTCGCGCGCGAAGTCGCCTCGGCCGACCTGGTCATCGGCGCGGTGCTGATCACCGGCGCCAAGGCGCCGCACGTGATGACCCGCGAGATGCTGCGCGACATGGAAGACGGCAGCGTCGTGGTCGACATCGCCATCGACCAGGGCGGCTGCTTCGAGACCTCGCGTCCGACCACCTGGAAGGAGCCGACCTACGTGGAAGAGGGCGTGACCCACTTCTGCGTGACCAACATGCCCGGTGCGGTGCCGCAGACCTCCTCGCAGGCGATCTGCGCGGCGATCCTGCCGTGGGTCAACAAGCTCGCCGCCGGCAACGACTGGCGCAACAACCCGGCGCTGGTGCGCGGCATCAACGTCGAGGGCGGCAAGATCGTCCATCCGGCGCTGCAGGACATGAAGCTCTGA
- the aat gene encoding leucyl/phenylalanyl-tRNA--protein transferase, producing MKRLPFLLPSDPEAPFPPGDRALSEPDGLLAVGGDLGPARLLNAYRSGVFPWPSEGYPLLWWCPDPRTVFRTDGVRLASKFRRGLRRSAWTVRADTAFEAVIGACAAAPRPGQDGTWIVPEMIEAYTRMHRLGHAHSVEVFDGEALVGGIYGIAIGRMFYGESMFSAVSGGSKAALAALARRLHGWGWPLLDAQVENPHLASLGAEAMPRARFLERAGELAARPGFEPGPWTGRFGTMAAAELAEPLPAPGG from the coding sequence ATGAAGCGCCTGCCGTTCCTGTTGCCCAGCGACCCCGAAGCGCCCTTCCCGCCCGGCGATCGCGCCCTGAGCGAGCCCGACGGACTGCTCGCGGTCGGCGGCGACCTCGGCCCGGCGCGCCTGCTCAACGCCTACCGCAGCGGCGTGTTCCCCTGGCCCAGCGAAGGCTATCCGCTGCTGTGGTGGTGCCCGGACCCGCGCACGGTGTTCCGCACCGACGGCGTGCGGCTGGCCTCCAAGTTCCGCCGCGGCCTGCGCCGCAGCGCCTGGACGGTGCGCGCCGACACCGCGTTCGAGGCGGTCATCGGCGCCTGCGCGGCGGCGCCGCGGCCGGGCCAGGACGGCACCTGGATCGTGCCGGAGATGATCGAGGCCTATACCCGCATGCACCGCCTCGGCCACGCCCACTCGGTCGAGGTGTTCGACGGCGAGGCCTTGGTCGGCGGCATCTACGGCATCGCCATCGGCCGCATGTTCTATGGCGAAAGCATGTTCAGCGCGGTCTCCGGCGGCTCCAAGGCGGCGCTGGCGGCGCTGGCGCGGCGCTTGCACGGCTGGGGCTGGCCGCTGCTCGACGCCCAGGTCGAGAACCCGCACCTGGCCAGCCTCGGCGCCGAGGCCATGCCGCGCGCCCGGTTCCTGGAACGGGCCGGCGAACTGGCGGCCCGGCCCGGCTTCGAGCCCGGCCCCTGGACCGGGCGTTTCGGCACGATGGCCGCGGCGGAACTGGCCGAGCCCCTGCCCGCGCCCGGCGGCTGA
- a CDS encoding DUF6491 family protein, with amino-acid sequence MKLLSAIAVATALAAACAPALAAEPLQDCTDLGAQHSVRRAGDGAVAIRDGEQYYRAQTRQGCSDLSYSGKLSISTDDQSARLCPQGSKLTTERDYCSITRVEKIDAQAYKRYTRR; translated from the coding sequence ATGAAGCTGTTGTCCGCCATCGCCGTCGCCACCGCGCTCGCCGCCGCCTGCGCACCCGCGCTTGCCGCCGAGCCCTTGCAGGACTGCACCGACCTGGGCGCGCAGCACAGCGTGCGCCGCGCCGGCGACGGCGCCGTCGCGATCCGCGACGGCGAGCAGTATTACCGCGCGCAGACGCGCCAGGGCTGCAGCGACCTGAGCTATTCGGGCAAGCTGTCGATCTCCACCGACGATCAGAGCGCGCGCCTGTGCCCGCAAGGCTCGAAGCTCACCACCGAGCGCGATTACTGCTCGATCACGCGGGTGGAGAAGATCGACGCGCAGGCCTACAAGCGCTATACCCGGCGCTGA
- a CDS encoding GNAT family N-acetyltransferase: protein MSEAGDAYAVRLLGALADVPAAQWDALHDGANPFLAHAFLHGLEATGCLREDWGWTPHHLSVWRGEHLVAAMPAYLKQNSHGEFVFDHAWARAYEQHGLDYYPKWLAAVPYSPVTGPRLLAREPEHRRLLLQAMTQLCERQELSSAHVNFHREDEDAAFAAEGDGAWLQRVDVQYHWRNPADPHGLRWRDFDQFLAAFDHKHRKNIRQERAKVARAGVVFRTVEGAQASDADLATMYGFYRSTFDQYGNHAALTLDFLGHLARTMPRALVMFLAEYEGEPVAGALCLRGGDTLYGRYWGARAQLPGLHFETCYYQGIEYCLREGLRAFEPGAQGEHKLARGFLPAEVRSRHWIAHPAFRDALRPWCREEAASIRRYAATLRAHSPFKAEAAAAADAPPDRPSSAA, encoded by the coding sequence GTGAGCGAGGCCGGCGACGCCTACGCCGTGCGCCTGCTCGGCGCGCTCGCCGACGTGCCGGCGGCGCAGTGGGACGCGCTGCACGACGGCGCCAATCCGTTCCTCGCCCACGCTTTCCTGCACGGCCTGGAGGCCACCGGCTGCCTGCGCGAGGACTGGGGCTGGACGCCGCACCACCTCAGCGTCTGGCGCGGCGAGCATCTGGTCGCGGCGATGCCGGCGTACCTGAAGCAGAACTCGCACGGCGAGTTCGTGTTCGACCATGCCTGGGCCCGCGCCTACGAGCAGCACGGCCTGGACTATTACCCCAAGTGGCTGGCGGCGGTGCCCTACTCGCCGGTGACCGGCCCGCGCCTGCTCGCGCGCGAACCCGAGCACCGGCGGTTGCTGCTGCAGGCGATGACGCAATTGTGCGAGCGCCAGGAACTGTCCTCGGCGCACGTGAACTTCCACCGCGAGGACGAAGACGCCGCCTTCGCCGCCGAAGGCGACGGCGCCTGGCTGCAGCGCGTGGACGTGCAGTACCACTGGCGCAACCCGGCCGACCCGCACGGCCTGCGCTGGCGCGACTTCGACCAGTTCCTCGCCGCGTTCGACCACAAGCACCGCAAGAACATCCGCCAGGAACGGGCCAAGGTCGCGCGCGCCGGCGTCGTGTTCCGCACCGTCGAGGGCGCGCAGGCCAGCGACGCCGATCTGGCGACGATGTACGGCTTCTACCGCAGCACCTTCGACCAGTACGGCAACCACGCCGCGCTGACCCTGGACTTCCTGGGCCACCTGGCGCGGACGATGCCGCGGGCGCTGGTGATGTTCCTGGCCGAATACGAAGGCGAGCCGGTGGCCGGCGCGCTGTGCCTGCGCGGCGGCGATACCCTCTACGGCCGCTACTGGGGCGCGCGCGCGCAATTGCCGGGGCTACACTTCGAGACCTGCTACTACCAGGGCATCGAGTACTGCCTGCGCGAAGGCCTGCGCGCGTTCGAGCCCGGCGCCCAGGGCGAGCACAAGCTGGCGCGCGGCTTCCTGCCGGCCGAGGTGCGCAGCCGCCACTGGATCGCCCACCCCGCCTTCCGCGACGCGCTGCGGCCGTGGTGCCGTGAGGAAGCCGCCTCGATCCGGCGCTACGCCGCGACCTTGCGCGCGCATTCGCCGTTCAAGGCGGAGGCTGCCGCCGCCGCCGACGCGCCGCCGGATCGGCCATCATCGGCCGCATGA
- the trxB gene encoding thioredoxin-disulfide reductase, with protein sequence MSPTKHSRVVILGSGPAGWTAAVYAARANLKPLVITGLQQGGQLMTTTEVDNWPGDAHGLMGPDLMARMQAHAERFDTEVQFDHIHTADLSKRPFRLIGDSGEYTADALIIATGATAKYLGLPSEDEYKGRGVSACATCDGFFYKDQDVAVVGGGNTAVEEALYLSNIARKVYLVHRRDTLRAEKIMQDKLQAKIQAGKIEPVWHHTVDEVTGNDAGVTGLKLKSVLDGSSRELAIHGLFVAIGHTPNTSLFDGQLEMKNGYLTIRTGLDGNATQTSVDGVFAAGDVADQVYRQAITSAGFGCMAALDAEKFLDKDA encoded by the coding sequence ATGAGCCCAACCAAGCACTCCCGCGTCGTCATCCTCGGTTCCGGCCCCGCTGGCTGGACCGCCGCCGTCTACGCCGCGCGCGCCAACCTCAAGCCGCTGGTGATCACGGGCCTGCAGCAGGGCGGCCAGCTGATGACCACCACCGAGGTCGACAACTGGCCCGGCGACGCGCACGGCCTGATGGGCCCGGACCTGATGGCGCGCATGCAGGCGCACGCCGAACGCTTCGACACCGAAGTGCAGTTCGACCACATCCACACCGCCGACCTGTCCAAGCGCCCGTTCCGCTTGATCGGCGACAGCGGCGAGTACACCGCCGACGCGCTGATCATCGCCACCGGCGCCACCGCCAAGTACCTGGGCCTGCCCTCGGAAGACGAGTACAAGGGCCGCGGCGTGTCCGCGTGCGCGACCTGCGACGGTTTCTTCTACAAGGACCAGGACGTGGCCGTGGTCGGCGGCGGCAACACCGCGGTCGAGGAAGCGCTGTACCTGTCCAACATCGCGCGCAAGGTCTATCTGGTGCATCGCCGCGACACGCTGCGCGCCGAGAAGATCATGCAGGACAAGCTGCAGGCCAAGATCCAGGCCGGCAAGATCGAGCCGGTGTGGCACCACACCGTCGACGAAGTGACCGGCAACGACGCCGGCGTGACCGGGCTCAAGCTCAAGTCGGTGCTCGACGGCTCCAGCCGCGAACTGGCGATCCACGGCCTGTTCGTCGCCATCGGCCACACCCCGAACACCAGCCTGTTCGACGGCCAGCTGGAGATGAAGAACGGCTACCTGACCATCCGCACCGGCCTGGACGGCAACGCCACCCAGACCTCGGTGGATGGCGTGTTCGCCGCCGGCGACGTCGCCGACCAGGTCTATCGCCAGGCGATCACCTCGGCCGGTTTCGGCTGCATGGCCGCGCTGGACGCCGAGAAGTTCCTCGACAAGGACGCCTGA